From the genome of Thermaerobacter marianensis DSM 12885:
ACCCGCTGGCCGATGTTCTCGCGGTAGCGCGCCACCACGTCGGATGCGTCGACCTCCACGGCGTGGAGGTTGGGCACCCCCTGGACCGGCCGCACCTGCCCGCCCGACAGGTCCTGTCCGAAGACCGACGTCAGCGAGTGCACGGGGTTCAGGCTGGCCAGCATCGTGCGCTTGCCCTGCTCGGCGAAGTGGTAAGCCAGCACGGCGGCGCAGATGGTCTTGCCCACGCCGCCCTTGCCGCCGGTGAAGACGAACTTCAACTCCGGATGCTCTTCCAGGAAGGCCGTGATGTGCTGCACCTTCGTCACTCCTTTGCGGAGGAACCGGCCGCGGCGCGCCGGCCAGGCCTCGCGGCCGGGGCGGCCGGGCACCGGGCCCCGCAGCCCGGCCGTTCGGGACGCCGGGAGCAGGCGGGGCCGCGCTGGGCCGGCTCGCCCAGGGCGTCACGCCTCCAGGGCCATCTCGCAGTTCATCAGATAGCGGGAGGCCTGCTCGATCATCTCCAGGCCTTTGGGCTCGCGGGTGAACATCGGCACCACGGACTGCACCCGGTCCCCGAACTTGCGGGCGATCTCCGCCAGGTGCTCCTGCTGCATCAGGACCCGGTTGCGCAGGTACTCGGAGGTCCCCGGCCGGTCCAGCAGCTCGCGGGGGTACACCTGGTTGACCACCAGGCCCGACATCTCCATGCCGAGGGCGTGGAACATCGCCAGGGCCCGCTCGGTGTCGAGAATGGCCATCTTCTCGGGGATCAGCACCATGAAGAAGGCCGTACGGCGCCGGTCGGTGATGAGGTCGGTGAAGGCCTTGATCTTGTTGCGGATGTCGATGAGTTCCTGCATCACGGCGTCCTCGTGGCCCTTCTCGCCCTTGAGGGTGGCGGCGATGGCATCGTATTCGGCCACCTTGGAGCGGGCCTCGGTGATCTTCTCCACCCACTTGGAGAGGATGTCGGCCATGGCCACCATGCGCACGCCGTGGCCGAAGGGCGGCATGTCGAAGATGTAGATGTCGTACTCGTGGGCTGCAACCAGCTCGGCCATGGCGTCGTAGGTGGCCGACTCGTACATGGCGGGCTCCGCCGAGGTGGAGTCGATGTACTCCTCGATCTCCCGAGGCACCGCGTCGAGGCCGTACATGTCCTTGATCTTCTGCTTCACCGAGGCCTGGTACTCGGCCACCCGGCGGTCGGCGTCGATCTCCACCACGAACAGGTTGGGCGCCACCTCGATCTCGCCCAGGCCGTAGAAGTTGCGCTCGAAGATGTCGCTGAGCGACGCCTGGGGATCGGTGCTGAAGAGCAGGGTCCGCTTCTTCTTCACCTGCGACATGTACCAGGCCAGGGACGAGCTGGACGTGGTCTTGCCCAGGCCGCCCTTGCCGGCGAAGATGACGATCTCCACGTCGGGGTGCTCGTTGAAGTACGCCTCCAGACCCCGGGGCCGTACCAGGGTGGGCATGCCGTCATTCCTCCCCTTTCGGCATCCTCCGGTTCGACCGTTGAAGGGTGGCGCCGGCCACGTCAGTAGATGGCGTCGGTGAAGTCCCGCTCCCGGAAGACCCGCTGCTTCCACGACTCGATGTTGGGCACCGCGTACGGCAGGATCCGCAGGCTGTAGTACGGCGGCAGCACGGGGATGCCCAGCATGTCGCCCAGGGTGATGAACATGAACAGGTGCTCCAGGTGCATCCGCGTGCGCAGGGCCGCCGTCACGTTACCGTGGCTGGCCATGCCGTACAGGACACCGCGCAACTTGGTGAGGAACCCGGCCTTCTGCTCCTTGCCGTTGCCGTTGGCGGCCGGTTCGTCCTTCCGCCCGAACATCGTCCGCTGCCTCCTTTGCCGGGGCCGGCCGCACGGGCGGGCGCTGCCGGTGGCGGCGGCGCCCGCCCGCGGCCGCCGCGTTCGTCCCAAGGCACCGCCGGCGGGGCTACGGCCCAGGCCGCGACCATGGCCCGCCGCCACGCCCTTGAACGGGGCGGAGCCATGGTCCGGCCGCGGCCTTCCCGAGCCGGTGCGGGTCCCAGGGCTTCAGTCGCCCGGTGCCGCCTGGGGCTGGGCCATCAGGCCCGCCTTGGCCCGGGCGTACGCCTGCAGGGTCAGCACCGCCATGCGCAGGCCGAGGGCGAACAGCGCCAGGCCGATGAGCACCGACGCCCAGTCGAGGATGTTGGCCAGGGCCGGCGCCATCGTCTTGATGGGATCTTGGGTCAGCGTCTTGGCAGGCCCGCCGAGGGCGGCCTGCAGGAACCGCACCGTCTGGACGGCGATGGCCGCCAGGGTGGTGACGATCATGAACAGCGCCGGGATCAGCGTGTACCGCGTCGGCGCCTTGACCCGCGCCAGGTGGATGGTGACGAGCATCAGCGCCAGGCCCGCCAGCAGCTGGTTCGACCCGCCGAAGAACAGCCAGATGTTGTTCCACGAGCCGCTGACGGCCATGATCCACGGCAGCAGCAGGCCGATGAAGGTGGAGACGTGCTTCTGGGCCAGGATGCTCTCGCCGAAGACCTCCACCGACACCAGCCGCCAGAACCGGGTGACCAGGGCCTGGACGGTGATGGCGTAGATCACCAGCACCGTGCCGAAGAAGACCCGGATCGCCACGTCGGACATGAAGAGCCCGAGGATCGGCTGGGTCATCAGCGTGGCGCCGAAGACCCACGAGCCCACGCTGGCCCCCTTGAGCTCGGCGATGCGCTCGGGGCTCAGCACCATGTAGGAGGCCAGGGAGACCAGGGCCAGCAGGCCCTCGCCCAGCATGGCGCCGGCGCCGACGGGATGGGCGTCGGGCTCGATGTCCAGCTGCTTCGCCGTGCTGGACGAGCTCACCAGGCTATGCCACCCCGAGATGGCACCGCAGGCGATGGCCGTGAAGAGCACGGGCCACATAGGGTTGCCGCCGGCGGCGAAGCTGCCTGCCGGACCCCAGAACCCCACGTACCCCGGTTGCGCCAGGGTGACACCGGTGACGGGCGTGATCAGCGCCCCTACCAGGATCACCAGCACGGCGAACATGGCGGGGAAGAAGGACACGTAGTTGAAGGGCTGGATGAACGTCGGCAGGGGCAGGATCGACGCCACGTAGAGGATGGCGCAGCACAGCGCCGCCCACACCCAGACGTTGAAGTTCAGGGCACCCTGGGTGGCCAGGTTGAACTTCACCGCGCGGCCGATCTCCGTGGACCCCAGCCAGAAGGACAGGATCATCAGGACGAAGGCGATGAGGGTCACGGCCCCCACGTTCATCCGCCGCTTGTACAGCAGCTGGCCGCAGATCACGCCGGTGAGGATGATGCCGGCCGTGGCCACGAAGGACCCTTCGAAGGTGTTCCAGAAGACGGCGATCAGCTGGATGAAGGTCGCCGAGATGATCAGCAGGTAGAACAGGATGAAGCCCAGCAGGGTGCTGCGCCCCGCGGCGCCGGTGAACTCGTAGGTGATGGGACCGAAGGACCGCCCCTGGTTGCGCACCGACAGCATGATGGACCCGTAGTCCTGGAGCCAACCGATGAAGAAGTTGCCGAAGATGATCCACAGCAACGCCGGAATCCAGCCGAACTGCAGGGCGACGAAGGGCCCCAGGATCGGCCCGAGAGCAGCCACGCTCTTGTACTGGTAGCCCCAGAGGACGTAGCGGCTGACGGGGAAGTACTCCACCCCGTCCGTGTACATGTGGGCCGGCGTTGTGCGGTTCGCGTCGGGACGCCAGACGGTGCGGTCGTACCAGCGCCCGTACACGAAGTAGGCGATGCCGTAGGCGATCAGCGCCAGCACCACGAACATCGCCGGCGTGTTGAACATGGCCCTATCCCCTTTCCCCTTCGGGATGACGCCCCGGTATCCGGGATGGATCCCTTGAGGACGATGGCAGCGATGGTGCTGCCCTTTCCGCGGGCCGGGGACGCTCGGGCCATGGCGGTTGCAGGGAAGAACCGGCCGGTGACGGTGCGCCGGCTGCGGCCCCGCCGCCGTCGGGGCGGGCCGGCAGGCACGTGGGCCGGCGGCGGACCTCGGGGAATGGGACCCATCGGCGCTCAGCGCGCGCGGGCTTCCCAGGGCTCCGCCGGGCTGAGAAGACATCACCCGCGGAAGGGAAAGGCCGGGCTCCCGCCCACCGCGCCGGCTGAGCCGCCGGGGTGCGCCAGCCGGAAGGCAACGCGGCACGGGGCCCGGTCGCATCGGGTTGTTTGCAGATTGAGATGGCGGGGGCTCCACTGCACGGCGCGAATGTTGCGGCCGCAACCTGGGAAGGAGCCGGCCGGGCCTCGTCCACGGGCGTGCCGGCCGTTCCACGCCCCTGCGGTCCGCCCGCGGGCCGCTGGGGCCGCCCTTTCCGGCCGGAAGTGACAGCAGGGTGCAGTCCCGGAGCCGCGGCCTCGGCGGCCGGTCGCCGTGCGGTTCTCCCACCCCCCTCGCGGGCCGTGCAAGCACCCGCGCCGGTCTCTCCCCCAGCAGGGACCGGCTACAGGCAGGTTCCCCTTGAAGGCCGGCGCGATGGAAGAGGAAAACGCATCACCCGGCCCATTGGCGGGTTGGATTTCGTCAAAAAGGAATGGAATTCCTCCTGACCCTTGGCGGCCACGCCGCCGCTCCGGGGTCGAGGTACCCCCCGGCCGGGCACCGGCAGGTGGCGACCGGTCCGGCGTTCCACGGCCGGTTTCCACTGCCATGGTGCACACCCGGGCTTCCCGGGCGCCGCCGGCCCGGGCGGATGGTGGCGCCATGTCGCGGGGGACCGGCCCGTTGCTTACGGCTTCCCACAGCCCCCGCCAGACCACAGCCACCACACAGGGACGCCGGCCAGGCCCGCCGCCTCCCGCTGGTCCGGGTCCGCCGGCGCCGAGGCGATGGGGACCACCACGGGCACCGGCACGAACTCCTCCAGATGACGGAGGAGCTCCGTCCGGGCGCGGGCCAGTTCCTGCAACCAGCGGAGCAGGCCGAAGCCCTGATGGCCATCCCGCCCGCGTCCCGGCCAGCGGGACGGCCCGGTCGCTTCGCCTGTCCCGGCCGAGGGCGCGGGGGCCGTCGTGCCGCCGCCCCTCGCCTCCCCGCCCGCCACCGCCGTCCCCGCAGTCGCCACAGCCAGCGCCCGCCGGGGCACGAGCACCGGCCCCACGGCACCAGGCGTCCACTCCACCACCCGCGCCCAGCCGCGCGCCCACAGGCCAGGGTGGCCCTCCTCGGGCCAGGGAAGCAGGACCCACCGGGTACCGGCACGCCGACCGTCGCCGGAGCCGGGGCCGGCACCGCCCCCCGCCCGGGTGTGGCCGTCCGGCCCGCTGCCGGCGGCGGCCGCCTGCAGGAGGGCCCGCAGGTGGTCCGGGTCCCGGGCCACGACGCCCTGGACGCCTGTGCCCCAGACCGCAGCCACCACCTCCGGTTGGAGGATGGCCAGCACCACCACGGGCGGGCGCCCGGCCGGCCAGGAGGCCCCCACGCTCCGCGGGGGAAGCGGCGGCCCGCCGGTGGCCGCCTGTTCAGCAGGCGGCGCCCCAGAGCCCGCCGGTGGCGGGTTGACCGGGATCCCGGCAGGGCCCACCCCGCCCGGTTCCCGGCCGGCCGGCCGCGGGGCTCCCGCCCCCTGGCGCAGGGCCGCCAGGCTGGGTTCGTCCAGCAGGGGCAGGTAGGCTATGGTATAACGGGCTGGAACGGGCCCGGGAGCCGGGCCAACTGGCGGATCGCCCGGGGCGGAACGTGCGGCGAGGTCGATCACGACCGTCGCCGCCTTACCGGGTCCGGGCTGGAGGTGACCCGGCAAGAGCCAGCGGTCGCCAGGCTCCCAGGGTACGGGCGGGAAGGCCCGTCCCGCCCCGCGGCGGTCGGGACCCGAAGGGGCACCGGAAGGGTCACGCACCGGTCGTCATCCTTTCCGCACGGCGTTCCAGCACCAGCATGGCCGGCGGGCTTCGGTGACGGCAAGGGCCCGCTCGCGGCAAGCGGCCCGTCGTCCCCGCGGGCTCCGACTCCGGCCGGGGCCCCGGCGGCGGTGGTGGTGGCGCCGCCCGGTGCGCGGCGGGTTCGACGGGTCCCGTCCCGCTGCGCGTGACGAGGACCGGGTCGTCGCGCTCCACCCGGCACCCGGCGGCAGCCCGTACCGGGAACGGTGCGGCAAGGTGCTCCAGACGCCGCAACACCGCAGGAAACCGGTCATGGGATGCGAACCTTCTCGGGGAGGTTGAGGCCATGTTCCAAAAGATCCTCATCGCCAACCGGGGCGAGATCGCCGTCCGCGTCATCCGGGCGTGCCGCGAGCTGGGCATCCGCACCGTGGCCGTCTACTCCGAGGCGGACGAGAACGCCCTGCACGTGGCCATGGCCGATGAGGCCTACTGCATCGGCCCTGCGCCGGCCCCGCGCAGCTACCTGCACATCCCCAGCCTGATCGAGGCGGCCAGCAAGGCGGGGGTCGATGCCATCCACCCGGGCTACGGCTTCCTCTCCGAAAACGCCCACTTCGCCGCCGTGTGCAAGACGTGGGGCATCGAGTTCATCGGCCCGCCGCCGGAAGCCATCGAGACCATGGGGCTCAAGTCCCTGGCCCGCGAAGCCATGCAGCGGGCCGGCGTGCCGGTGGTGCCGGGCAGTGAGGGCACAGTGGAGGACGAGGACGAGGCCCTCCGGATCGCCCGGGAGATCGGCTATCCCG
Proteins encoded in this window:
- a CDS encoding carbon starvation CstA family protein: MFNTPAMFVVLALIAYGIAYFVYGRWYDRTVWRPDANRTTPAHMYTDGVEYFPVSRYVLWGYQYKSVAALGPILGPFVALQFGWIPALLWIIFGNFFIGWLQDYGSIMLSVRNQGRSFGPITYEFTGAAGRSTLLGFILFYLLIISATFIQLIAVFWNTFEGSFVATAGIILTGVICGQLLYKRRMNVGAVTLIAFVLMILSFWLGSTEIGRAVKFNLATQGALNFNVWVWAALCCAILYVASILPLPTFIQPFNYVSFFPAMFAVLVILVGALITPVTGVTLAQPGYVGFWGPAGSFAAGGNPMWPVLFTAIACGAISGWHSLVSSSSTAKQLDIEPDAHPVGAGAMLGEGLLALVSLASYMVLSPERIAELKGASVGSWVFGATLMTQPILGLFMSDVAIRVFFGTVLVIYAITVQALVTRFWRLVSVEVFGESILAQKHVSTFIGLLLPWIMAVSGSWNNIWLFFGGSNQLLAGLALMLVTIHLARVKAPTRYTLIPALFMIVTTLAAIAVQTVRFLQAALGGPAKTLTQDPIKTMAPALANILDWASVLIGLALFALGLRMAVLTLQAYARAKAGLMAQPQAAPGD
- a CDS encoding ArsA family ATPase — its product is MPTLVRPRGLEAYFNEHPDVEIVIFAGKGGLGKTTSSSSLAWYMSQVKKKRTLLFSTDPQASLSDIFERNFYGLGEIEVAPNLFVVEIDADRRVAEYQASVKQKIKDMYGLDAVPREIEEYIDSTSAEPAMYESATYDAMAELVAAHEYDIYIFDMPPFGHGVRMVAMADILSKWVEKITEARSKVAEYDAIAATLKGEKGHEDAVMQELIDIRNKIKAFTDLITDRRRTAFFMVLIPEKMAILDTERALAMFHALGMEMSGLVVNQVYPRELLDRPGTSEYLRNRVLMQQEHLAEIARKFGDRVQSVVPMFTREPKGLEMIEQASRYLMNCEMALEA